AAGCTAGGCATCTCTGCTTGGGGATCCTGGGCTGTGTGTGCAGCATCTCTCCCGCCTTGTCAGTACACAGACCCTTCCTCAGGGAGGGTGCTGTTTCTCCCACACTATTTTAAGACCTGCCCTGCCCTGGCATTGTACTCACCCAGGTGTGTCCCCTGCCCTACCTAGGAGATGAAGATCGCACAGCGGATGGCACAGAAGTCAGCAGCTGTGCCTGAGCTCTGGGCCCGGTGCCTGCTGGGCCACTGCTATGGGCTGTGGTTCCTGTGTCTGCCTGCCTACGTGCGGTCGGCGCCCTCCAGGGTGCGGGCACTGCAAACGGCTTACCAGGTGCTGCGCCAGATGGAGAGCCGCAAGGTGGTGCTGCCCGACGAGGTGGGCACCTGCGCCCAGTcccaggggcttgtgcaggcaTGGGAGCTGTGAGAGGGAAACTTGGTGACCGTGGAAAGCAGATGGGGAGCACGGGCACAAGTTGAGAGCTCCATCACATTCACTGAATTAATGAACATGTTCAGGGTGTAGCAGTAGAGACTGCAGGGTGGCAGGGTCAGCAGGAAGGGTAGGTGGCTCTGAGGCAAGCCCAGGAGCTGCCAGGGGCCAGTGAAGTCTGTGAGAATTGGGGAGGCTGGAGAAGGGTGCTTGCTGAGACTTGAGGATTTGGGTTGGGAGTGAGTCTGCTCTCATCCTGCATGTCTCCTGGCCCAGGTGTGTTACCGGGTGTTGATGCAGCTCTGCTCACACTATGGGCAGCCCGTGTTGTCCGTGCGGGTCATGCTGGACATGCGGCGGGCAGGCATCGTGCCCAACACCATCACCTACGGCTACTATAACAAGGTACCTAATTTGGGGTGAGGGGGGGATGGCAGCCTGTGCCGGGTAGGTGTGTGGGAAGGATGCTGCTCCCTGACACCTGCCGCTCTCCCCTCTCCTTGGAGGTTGGGTCCATACAATCCAACAAGGTCCTGTCACCATTGTCACCCATTGTGCTCCTCTAGTGCCTTAGCACCTACACACGGTTTTCTCATACTTGGCCGCTTTGATCTTCACCCACAATACCCCTGACAAGGAGGTTGGGCGAGTACTGCTACCTCCCGATGATAGCTAATAGTGGGAGCCaatatgccaggccctgttccaaatacattttccacatcaaatcattttttttttttctttttgtggtatgcgggcctctcactgtcacggcctctcttgttgcggagcacagctccagacgcgcaggctcagtggccatggctcaggggcccagccgctccacagcacgtgggatcttcccagaccggggcacgaacctgtgtcccctgcatcggcaggcggactctcaaccactgcgccaccagggaagcccacatcaaATCATTTTATCTTTACCACAGCCCCATGAAGTGGAATGATTAttgtccccatcttacagatgaggccATGAGGTTGCAGGGGCTTAGTAACTTGTCCGAGGTACCACAGTGAGTAAGTTAGGGAGTTAGGAGATGCACACAGGCACGCCGATGTTTCCTGAATTCAGGCCCTTAACCATGATACTAACCTATATTTCctgttttttagatgaggaaactaatgaCCCAAAAAATGAACCGATTTCTTCAAAGCCCATAGTTTATAAACAGCAGAGTCTGGATCCAGGTTGTCTCCACTGCTTCTGGCTTCCTCTAGAACCCCTCAGGGTGGCAGCTGCCAACTGTCTCTTCTGGGCTCTTGCTCCCGGCTGAGCCATTGGCAGGACAGTCCTAGGCAGGATGTCTGGAGGAGAAGGTGGTCCCTGGGGCTCCAGGTCAGGCAGTTGGCGTCAGGCTGAGGCCAGGGTATGGAAGTAGGCCATCTTCACGGGCACTGTGCTTGGCAGGCCGTGCTGGAAGGCAAGTGGCCGTCTGGTACACCGGGTGGGCGCCTGCGCTGGGCCAAGCTCCGGAACGTGGTCCTGGGGGCTGCTCAGTTCCGCCAGCCCTTGAGAGAACGGCGGCAGCGGTGGCAGTGTcagaagcaggaggaggaggcagagacGGCAGCACAAGAGGCAGGCGGCTCCCAGACAGGTGGGTAGGGGCTGGTGACACGGGCAGGGGGATAGGCGTGGAGAGCTAGGGCTGGCCTAGTGGCTGGAACTGGGCGTTCTCAGAGTGGATAAACTATACTTGGCTGGTAACAAAAGAGATGAAGTTCTGCCTGGGAGGAGCCCCATAAATCCAGGTCCACTTAAGGAGCTCTGTTTCGGAACTGGGGGCTGGGTTTCTAGCTGGCTGCCTTTCAATCCCCTCTCTATCTTTTACAGAGCCCTATCTGGAGCGCCCCTCCCCTACCCGCCCCCTTCAGCGCCAGACTACCTGGGCTGGGCGAAGCCTGAGGGACCCTGCCTCGCCTGCGGGGCGCCTGGTGAAGAGTGGCAGCCTGGGGAGTGCCCGAGGGGCACAGCCCACTGTGGAGGCTGCCGTGGCCCACAGTGAGTGCCCTCGTCCCACACCCCAACCCTCAGCCCCGTCAGCTTCCCTGACCACTTGCCAGTGAAAGCGGGGAAGGCCAGAGCCAGGAGGGACGGGTGGTGCTTTGTGGTGGGCACTGTAGGCGCTGAGGGAATCTTGCCTGGACTGTCACCATGGTGGGGGCTGTGGTGCCAGAGTCTGTACAGCCAGGAATTGTGTTTACTCAGTTCCTGGAGGAGGGACTGGCCTCCATCTTCCCTGATTCTTTTCTGCCCTGTAGTGATAGAGGCCTTGGGGGTGCTGGAACCCCGGGGATCACCTGTGCCCTGGCACGATGGAAGCCTCTCAGACCTGAGCCTGACCGGGGAGGAGCCGGCACCTGGAGGCAGCCCAGGGGACGCAGGCTCAGCCCTGAGTACCCAGTCCACTGAAACCCTGCAAGGGCCAAGTGGGTGGGTGCCCAAGGCTGGCTGGCATCAGGATGAGGCCAGCACCCCACGAAGAGGGCTGGGTGCCCGCCTCCAACAGCTGCTAACTCCTTCCCGCCGCTCCCCTGCCTCTCGTGTTCCTCCGCCTGAGCTGCCCCCTGACCTGCCTCCCCCAGCCCGCCGCAGCCCCATGGACAGCCTTCTGCGCCCACGGGAGCGCCCTGGATCCACTGCATCCGAGGTAGCCAGTGAGGGGAGGGTCCAGACACTTTAGCACcgggaggcctggggaggagcTGCTAACCAGGAGTGCGCAGAGAGGGCCTTGAGGGGTGGCTGAAGCCAGCATCCTGGGTGAAGAGGAGCATGGGTGTGGCTAACTATGCTTTCTCATGTAATGGCAGAGCTCAGCCTCTCTGGGCAGTGAGTGGGACCTCTCAGAATCTTCTCTCAGCAGCGTGAGCCTTCGCCATTCCTCAGAGCGCCTCAGTGACACCCCTGGATCCTTGCAGCCACCTTCCCTGGAAGTGAGGATAATCCCTCCCACGCAGATGTGcttgaacacacacatacaccacacccATGCACTCTGTCAaaggcaggggttggggaggaggtgggaggagcctGGGCTGGGATGTGAAGAtgagaggggctggggaaggagcacgggctccagagcctAGAGGCCAAAAGGGGCCTGCTTCCTGGGGTCTCCTTGCCTGCAGATCCTGCTGTCTAGCTGCTCCTTGTGCCGCGCCTGTGATTCCCTGGTGTATGATGAGGAGATCATGGCTGGCTGGGCACCTGATGACTCCAACCTCAACACAACCTGTCCCTTCTGCACCTGCCCCTTTGTGCCCCTACTCAGTGTCCAGACCTTTGATTCCCGACCAAGGTGCCCAAAGCAGGGCGAGTGctgtgggtggggcagggaggtggaggTCCGAGGGCTGACCCTCCTGCTATCTCGCTGCAGTGCCCCCAGCCCCAAGCCTGCCTCTGCTGGTGCCAGTGGCAGCAAAGATGCTCCTGTCCCTGGGGGCCCAGGCCCTGTGCTCAGTGACCGCAGGCTCTGCCTTGCCCTGGATGAGCCCCAGCTCTGCAACGGACACGTGGGGGTAAGGGCTGGGCCAAAGGGGCacaagcagtgtgtgtgtgtgtgtgtgtgtgtgtgtgtgtgtgtgtgtgtgtgtgtgtgtgtgtgtgtgtgtgtgtgtgtgtgtgtgtgtgtgtgtgtgtgtgttgccctGTGGGTGGCCCCAGTGGTGCTGGGGAGAGGTAGGCATTGAGGGCAAGGGATGTCCCAGAAGCTGTTGGACATGGTGGCCCAGTGGGAATTGTGGCTCTGAGGATGGGGCCGTGGTACATGCCCTCCATTGCCCTCCCACTTTGTGCCTGACAGGGTACCTCCCGGCGTGTCGAGAGTGGGGCATGGGCGTATCTGAGCCCCCTGGTGCTGCGTAAGGAACTGGAGTCGCTGGTAGAGAATGAGGGCAGTGAGGTACTGGCGTTGCCTGAGCTGCCTGCTGCTCACCCCATCATCTTCTGGAACCTTCTGTGGTATTTCCAGCGGCTACGCCTGCCCAGTATTCTGCCATGCCTGGTGCTGGCCTCCTGTGAtggccccccacctccccaggtcAGTTCCCTGATATGGTCCCTGCTTCCTCATCTCCCAGTTCTGTTTCTCAGTCCTCTGTGTCTTCAGTGCTgtagaaagagcacaggctttggagttggTTGTACCTGGTTTGACTCCCGGCCCTTTCACTTCACTACTCTGAGCTacaatttctcatctgtaaaatggcataagtgccgcccccccacccccacagacAGGGCTGTTGTTAAGGCACCTAGTGTAGTGCCTGGTACCCagacaataatttgttaatgttcATCTATTTATTGCTCTATTCACTgcaccaatatttattgagcaccttttagGTTCCAGGCAGAGTTTTAGGCACTAGGGATGTAGCAGATTACAAAACAGAGTCCTTGCTCTCAATAGAGCTTGCATTCCCACGGGGAACAagagttcctttctctcttctctttggcTATGTCCTGTAATGTTCCTGTCTCTTGGAATAACGCCTGTCCATTTCCTgtcccctgcctcccaccccatgAGCCTCTCTCCTTTATCTTGGCTCCCCGCAGGCCCCATCTCCTTGGATAATGCCTGATCCAGCATCTGTGCAGGTGCGGCTGCTGTGGGATgtcctgacccctgaccccaacAGCTGCCCACCTCTCTATGTGCTCTGGAGGGTCCACAGTAAGTCTGGTATTTGGCCTAGGATGGGAAGGGGAAGGTCCCAGACTTAGAGGGCTCAATAATCCTGgctaccttcttttttttcaccCAGGCCAGATCCCCCAGCGGGTGGTATGGCCTGGCCCAGTACCTGCATCCCTTAGTCTAGCATTGCTGGAGTCCGTGCTGCGCCATGTCGGTCTCAATGAGGTGCACAAGGCTATAGGGCTCCTGCTGGAAACTCTAGGGCCCCCTCCCACTGGCCTGCACCTGCAGAGGTATCGTGTTCCTATCTGAGAGGTCCCTGGTCTGTCCTGGGCTCCATACCCCCTTTATCTCACTTATACCCTTTTGCCTCCACTCCAGGGGCATCTACCGTGAGATCTTATTCCTGACATTGGCTGCTCTGGGCAAGGACCACGTGGACATAGGTGAGGGAGCAGGCAGGGGGCTGAGGAGTTTAGGGACCAGGTGTGGAAGCTTGGAATCCTAATATACTGACCTACCTCCACCCTCTTTCCTAGTGGCCTTCGACAAGAAGTACAAGTCCGCCTTTAACAAGCTGGCCAGCAGCACGGGCAAGGAGGAACTGAGGCAGCGGCGGGCACAGATGCCCACCCCAAAGGCCATTGACTGCCGAAAATATTTTGGAGCACCTCTGGAATGCTAGGGACCCTTAAGCTTCCTTCTCCAGCCTGggctgaggaggtgagggagaatgGATTCTAGAGATAACCTGCTTCCCTGTTGCTTTCACAGAGGAGTTGGGAATAGGCTGGGAAGCATGCCGAGCCGTAGGCTCTGAATGGGGGCAGCAGGAAGAGGGACCCACTGTTACCAAAAGTCACAATTCCCCTATCTCCAACCTGCCCTCTGTGCTCATGTTGATGTTGGAGGAGGCCTGGGGGGAGCTGGCACATCTCTGTTCCGCCTCATCCTATACCAGGAACTCCTCTCCAGGGTACCCACAGATCTGCACTGCCCTGGTCATtttataagtttttgttttaaaaaacaactagaaagatacacagctactgagcctttgccctgaatgggagggagggatgtcATTCCCCACCAATGATGGTCCCGCTTCCCTAGAGTTGCCGAAGGAGCCCAAGGCTCTCCATGCTTTTCTACCTtagtgtttgtattttattttaagttatttattctGGAGCCACAGCCCCCTTGCTTATGAGGTTCTTATGGAcagtgagaaagagaagggaaatgggCCCACGTGGTCCAGTGGTTTGTAGCTCCTTGAAAGTTAGGAGGTGGGAGCTAGAGGAGTCCCAGCCTCCCCTTAGGAAAAACTGGTGCCCCTCTGGTCCTGATCCTTTCTGTCCACTCCACCTTGGGGAATGCTTCACCCACCCAGGGCCCTGACTGTGCAATAAGGATTGTTCCTTGCGAAGTTTTGTTGGATGTAATATAGTAAAAGctgcttctgtctttttccttctgcctcctgtTCTCTGAGTCTGGGATAATGGTGGGGGATACCCCACTTTTTCTCCTGGCTGCACATCCTCCTTTCCACCTTTGCATCCCTTGCTGCCTTCAGGCACGCACTGCTTTCCCTGACCAGGTCTGGTTCTGGTCCCTTGGGGCACAGGGAGTTCTTGGAGCAGGAGAGGGGTGAATCCGGTGCTGGCTATGGTGGTGCCAGTCTGTGTGGTACTTCCGGCCCTCCCACACAATCACCCCCTTGTCCCTCATCTGTACCCCACACAAAGACTCCATTCTCTGGGGGCCCTGAGCTCATCTCtgccttctttcctctccccacagcttccccctcccaACTTCTCCAGTACCTCCACAGGGCAGCTCTCACGCATCCTGGGAGCCCTGGATCTCATTCTAGGCCTCCTTAGTTGCTCTAGTTGAAGGCAGTACTCTTCCAACCAGGGACTCAACCTGGGGACAGCACCAGGAAGACAGGGGCAAGGATTAAGGGGGCTCACTGCGTGTGGGCGCCAGGCATCCAGGCATCATTTTTCTAATCCTTTTGGTCCACTCGGagttctccctttctttcctatataatgaaataaacacaGGAAACACTCCTAACAGAGCTGCAAAATCAATTACCAAAGGGAATTAgccaacaaaacagaaatatcttggggaaggagggcaggagtGTCAATGGAGGAAATAACTTACATGAGCCTCTAGCGCAAATTCCTGGGGGTGGATATCGGTGGATGAAGAGAGCCATACCACTTCTGAATTCTGGGACCTTCAAGCCAGAGGATGCGTCCCCATCCTAACTTGAGCAGTGTCCTAAAGGAGCTGCAAAGGAGGGGCTTAGGAAATGCCATCTGTTTTTGCCAGGGACTAGGAGATGCCTTCTTCAGAGGGGAACCCTCATGTCACCCCAGGTTCTGATCAGACCTCACTCCCTAGAGTCAAACTTTCCCTGTATCATCCCCAACAACCTTCTGCAAAGTTGAGTGACTTCCTTCCTGAAAACATAAGTTTCTGTTGAGTGTAGCATGCCCAGCTGTGCACTGAACCATCTAGAATTATAGAGCGAATTTTGGGGCTCAGTCCCTACCTTAATAGAGCATACAGTCTTCCTGGTCTAGAATGCCCCGATGATGACTGCCTCCCAGCTTATGCTGCTCATTTTTCAACAGGACTGTAGTCAGATGGGTGGAACTACAGAATTCTTTAACCGCGAGAGTACCTGCAGATTCCAATAGAAAAGTACTCACCACAGCATCTGACATCTCTGTCCTGTGGCTTAGGGAACTGTATGAGGGGCAGGATAAGTCCAAATTACCTGGCCCCATTTCTTTTCCCTGACTTTAGAGTGTGTAGGTTCAAGTATGACAAATTTTAGTTAAATCTTGTCTCTGGCACTTAC
The sequence above is drawn from the Tursiops truncatus isolate mTurTru1 chromosome 1, mTurTru1.mat.Y, whole genome shotgun sequence genome and encodes:
- the DENND4B gene encoding DENN domain-containing protein 4B isoform X6, translated to MKADAVSEGGAMAEERPPRLVDYFVIAGLAGNGAPIPEETWVPEPSGPLRPPRPAEPITDVAVIARALGEEVPQGYTCIQASAGGHPLELSAGLLGGTQPVICYRRGRDRPPLVELGVLYEGKERPKPGFQVLATTPYSHSANLAPPGPGHPRTYLTYRRAAEGAGLHALGITDLCLVLPSKGEGTPHTYCRLPRNLNPGMWGPAVYLCYKVGLAKANTLVYEAGVRCCLAVLRGIPEDQALGAASAGPGPAERRGAGPGTGGPSCAQPPCHRCAVPLACLPCLPRLPHLPLPLLRLRPPPPAPGSRPRILVQMSPYDNLLLCQPVSSPLPLSGASFLQLLQSLGPELAITLLLAVLTEHKLLVHSLRPDLLTSVCEALVSMIFPLHWQCPYIPLCPLVLADVLSAPVPFIVGIHSSYFDLHDPPVDVICVDLDTNTLFHTEEKKPLSPRILPRRPYKVLLTTLTNLYQQLDQTYTGPEEEASLEFLLTDYEAVCGRRAQLEREVQGAFLRFMACLLKGYRDFLRPLTQAPSEGSRDVDNLFFLQGFLKSRERSSHKLYSQLLHTQMFSQFIEECSFGSARHAALEFFDSCVDKVHPEQEKPEPTPLVELEELSGSELTVFITPPEEPPAPEGSESTPQYCYDGFPELRAELFESPQEQPGALPVPGPSRSAPSSPAPRRTKQEMKIAQRMAQKSAAVPELWARCLLGHCYGLWFLCLPAYVRSAPSRVRALQTAYQVLRQMESRKVVLPDEVCYRVLMQLCSHYGQPVLSVRVMLDMRRAGIVPNTITYGYYNKAVLEGKWPSGTPGGRLRWAKLRNVVLGAAQFRQPLRERRQRWQCQKQEEEAETAAQEAGGSQTEPYLERPSPTRPLQRQTTWAGRSLRDPASPAGRLVKSGSLGSARGAQPTVEAAVAHMIEALGVLEPRGSPVPWHDGSLSDLSLTGEEPAPGGSPGDAGSALSTQSTETLQGPSGWVPKAGWHQDEASTPRRGLGARLQQLLTPSRRSPASRVPPPELPPDLPPPARRSPMDSLLRPRERPGSTASEVSSASLGSEWDLSESSLSSVSLRHSSERLSDTPGSLQPPSLEILLSSCSLCRACDSLVYDEEIMAGWAPDDSNLNTTCPFCTCPFVPLLSVQTFDSRPRCPKQGECCGWGREVEVRGLTLLLSRCSAPSPKPASAGASGSKDAPVPGGPGPVLSDRRLCLALDEPQLCNGHVGGTSRRVESGAWAYLSPLVLRKELESLVENEGSEVLALPELPAAHPIIFWNLLWYFQRLRLPSILPCLVLASCDGPPPPQAPSPWIMPDPASVQVRLLWDVLTPDPNSCPPLYVLWRVHSQIPQRVVWPGPVPASLSLALLESVLRHVGLNEVHKAIGLLLETLGPPPTGLHLQRGIYREILFLTLAALGKDHVDIVAFDKKYKSAFNKLASSTGKEELRQRRAQMPTPKAIDCRKYFGAPLEC